Below is a genomic region from Eulemur rufifrons isolate Redbay chromosome 24, OSU_ERuf_1, whole genome shotgun sequence.
ACCTTGATATGTGCCTCCTCCACGCAAACCACAATCAATGACAAGAGAGTGTAACCTAATAGCTTAACATAGTGCCTTCCATCGGAAGCTATTAGAGGGCAGGGGAGTTATACACACAAGGCAATCCACCAGCTGCAGCTTAAGCTAGGGGACCAAATTCACTAGTCTccactggcaagaggtgaagagAACAGGTCTGAGGTAACCCAAATTGCTAAAATACCCCTAAAGCAATAAAAGGCCAGGGTGCCTCTCCTCAGTACTGTGAAGGAACAATGCctggggacttggagatagggccatAAACCAGTCCTAACACCATCAGTTCATAACCAAgaagcctgatgagaaagaatcagtgaaagaatgcaggaaacatgaaagatcagagagaaatgtcacccccaaaagaaatcattagatcctCAACAACGCATACCAACTTAAATGGAATAATCAAAATGACAGACGAAGAATTCTCAGTATGGATTCTAAAAAAACTcagtggaattgaagagaaaatagaaactcaacaTAAAGAAGCCACGAGAAAAATACAggcaatgaatgaaaaattctctaaagaaaccGAAGTATTATAAAAGAACCAAACataaatactggaaatgaaagagacgttcagggaaatacaaaacacagtggaaagccttaagaagaGGTTgaatcatgcagaggaaagaatctcaaagcttgaagataatgcctatgtgctaaaaaaaatcagatgaagaaaaagaacagagaagcaagagacaagagcaaaatatacaagaaatgtgggattatggaaagaaaccaaatataagaattataggcaacccagagagagaagaagaaaatacaaaaggactGGAACAGGAAATAACCTACAatggaaaacctatcagactaactgcagacttctcaactgaaacctcaTAAGCCAGAAGTAACAGGAGATACATTCTcactcttctaaaacagaatactGACCAACatagaattctttatctgtcaaaactaagtttcatatatgaaggagaaagaaagacattcccagacaagcaatcactgatggaatttgcaaagactagacctgccctgcagaaaGTACTCAGACTTGCTTTACACACTGAACAGCGCAATAAACACCCGCCAATATAAGAACATTCAAGAGCTAAAGTCCAGAACGCTGATTCCACAAGGGATCCTgaggtaaaacaaaataagaatttatccaaAAGTATGAAAACAGAAATCTAGCCCAAATAtaaattctctcaataaatgtgaatggcttgaattgtccactgaagagacatagactggctgagtggataaaaagACACAAGCCAAATATCGGCTGCCTCAAGATATAAAGTCAacatacaacaaaaaaaatcaatagcatttctatacaccagtaATGAACTAggtgagaaagaaatcaagaaggtaaTCCCATTTGCaatagccacacacacacaaaaaatacctaggaataaatttaataaaggaatgtcctctagaaggaaaattataaaactcagaagaaagaaatggaagaggatACAAATTGAAAGAAATCCCATGCTCATGAATAGGAAGCATTAACATTGTTACAATGACCATACTGGCCAAAACAAGCTACAGAtttaatacaatccctatcaaaataccattgTCATTATTCATGGAAATAGAGGaacaatactaaaatttatatggaaacaaaAAGTAGCCCAAAGGCCAAAGCAGTCCTGAGAAAACAcgacaaagctggaggcattacacTACATGACTTCAAAATACagtacaaggctatggtaaccaaatcAGAAATGCATTCATAAAAACatgacacatagaccaatggaaaagaatagagaacctagaaataaacacatatgtTTCCAGCCAACTGATTTtagacaaagatgccaagaacatgcATTAGGGAAAGGACATcctctttaataaataaataataaatagggAAATAGAATATCGTTAAGCAgtagaatgaaactggacccttatctatcatgatatacaaaaatcaactccagatggattacagacttaaataCATGACCCATATTGTAAACCTACTAGAAGAAACCTTATGGGCAAAACTTTAGGACATTCatctaggtaaagattttatggctaaaacctcaaaagcacaggcaacaaaaacaaaaatagacaaatgggattatactAAACCAAAAACTtattgcacagcaaaggaaacaataaacataatgagACGATAACCtgttaaatatgataaaatttttgCAAACCATTCATCTGGCAGGAgataaatatccagaatatataaggaacctgaacaactcaacaggaaaacaaacaaacaatctcattaaaaagtagacaaaggacatgaataggcatctctaaaagaagacatacagatggccaacaaatatatgaaaaaatgctcaatatcaataatcattagggaaattcaaatcaaaatcataataaGATTTCATCtgaccccagttagaatggctactactaaaaagataaaacataatatCTGCTGACAAGGATACAGGGAAAAGGAAactttcatacactgttggtgggaatgtaaattaggacagccactatggaaaatagtacggGGATTTGTAAAAGTACTAAAAgcagaactactatatgatccagcaatcctactactgggtatttagtcaaaggaaaagaaatcagtatatcaaaatgATACCTGcaccctcatgtttattgcaacactattcacaatagcaaacgtatggaatcaacctatgtgcccatcatcagatgaatggaaaaagaaaatgtgctatttatacataatggaatactttttgaccataaaaagaaataaaatcatatcgtttgcagcaacatggatggaactggaagtcattatattaagtgaataaGCCCGGCATATAACGACAAatgttgcatgttctcactcatacgtgggagctaaaGAAGTTGGTCTCATGAAGAAAGCGAACAGAATGATAGACATCAAAGGTGCAAAGGGTATTATGGGAGTGTCGGGGGTTAGAGGTTGGTTAAAGGGTACTAACATGcagctagaaaaaaagaaatgttttctgatgTGTAGGTTAATTATAGTTAACTATAgttaactatagttaacaaaaatatattgtatctttcaagatagctagaagagaggacttatGGTTTTTACATCACACAGAAGTAATAAATACTCAAGGTATTGGCTACCGTAAatatcctgacttgatcattatactttctatgcatataataaaatatcacatttacCCTATAAATAtcatgaaacaatttaaaaataaatgcatttatattagTTGTTGTCATTGTTAAATGGATAGAAACTGTTACACAATGATTTTAGTCTTCACATAAATtacctaatatatttttaaatgtaacataTTTCAacatagataataaaaataaaattatttcctatttaaaCTCTGCAGGAAATACATATATAGTTAAACCAAGGGTTCAGAAGCTAAGTAAGGCAACTGGGCCAAATTTGGTCTGCCActtgtttttttataattgagttaaaatcacaaaacactaaattcaccattttaaacattttaaagtatacaattcactgGAAATTTTTATACCTACAACGTTGTACTTCTATCAGCACACTCTAGATCCAAAGCCTGTTCATCATCCCAAAGGGATGACTGCACACATTAGACAGTCACTTCTCATTTCCCAATCCCCCATTTTTGCCACCTGGCATTAAATATTGGAATCACTCTATATTCAGCATTAGGAAATaatagaataaacaaaaacaaacaaacaaaaacatacagaaaCATAGCCTCAATCTCAtgcttttccttactttttaaatgtcatatttaaCCTTAAATTGCAATTCTCTGGTATGTAAAAATATGCCTATGCTGTTttcttatatatacacataatgtaGAGTGAAATTGTACAAGAAAATCTTGCATCAGCCACTTCTCTATTGGCAGTTGAATAACATCCACAGAATAGCACCTAAGTAAAACAAAGCTCACTAATGAAAATACTTCTTAAAAACAACTATTTAAATTCTCTAGGCCTAATTGTTCTGAGGccatatagcaaaagaaaaaaaagaaagtatgcattcaagaaaatctactaaggattgggcacagtggcttacacttGAAATTCCAGCAATTTGgaaggcctaggcaggaggattacttgaggccaggagtttgagaccagcctgggcaacacagcaagatgccTTCTctccagaaaaattttaaaaatagccagaggtggtggtgcacagctgtagtcccagctactctgaagggtGAGAATAGAGGATTttttgagcccaggcatttgaggttgcagagagctatgatcatgccactgcactccagcctgtgtgacagaacaagaccctaactcaaaaaaaaaaaaaaaaaaatctgaatcctGGTAAAAACAGTAGCAGCCTGTGGCATTTGATCCACATGCTCACTTGGCCACTCTTCTAACTCTCACTGATGGAATTATCTCTTACTGTGCAGAGAGGTGGAGACAAGACAAGAGTCCCATTCCCTACAGCTCCCAGTTAAAGGATATGATATTAATATCTTCTCAGGAGGTGTTCTCAGCCTCATTTTCTCATATATACTCAGCTACGTGTTAGAGGCTAAATTTCAGGCAAATATGGCCAAGAAGGGTCTCCCATCTCAACTGAGCCATAGTCATATGGCAGAGGATTTCAGTCCAGTTTCAAAgtagataagggaacttcagagaacagtTTCATCGTGTGCTTTGGCAGAGACAGAGTGTTGAGAGATAAGGGAGGATTAGCGAGATAAATTACGAGGCTGCTTGTtagttcagcatgtcaaagcaCTATATTTTAGCACTATATTTTAGTGCATTTTCTGAACTCCAACATTTCCCTGTGTAAAACTCCCCCAGAAGTTTTATACACCAAAAGCTGATTTGGTGGCCATGGAAAGAAAAATTGAGTTAGTAGCTTCATGGCAAAAGATCCCATTAAATCAGTCTCTCATTTCTGAGACTATGACAGTTcacttaaacatttgtatttcatttcagGAGATAGCATTACAGATGGGCTTTCAAAGCAAAGCATATCATGCAGGCAAACAGGTCTTTAATAATAGACATTTGTataggaaaaaggagaaagaaaggttaATGTCTGGAGTAGCTTGTAAGCTTCTTTCTTTGGACTCAAGAGGGAAGTCATTTGAGAAAGTTTTTACATTTGGGATTTGAGGCTCATTTTCAATTGGAGCAGAAGTAGGCAGTGGCAGTCTGGCAGATTTTCCTGGTTTTTAGTTTGCATGTCACAAAGTTTATCCAACTATAAGctgttgtgatttttctttaaagctcAGTCGATCTATTtaagttttctgttcttttatggcacttattttttcttctcatgtcTTTCTATTGACTTTTCTTTGGTGTAGAGAAGTTACAAGACATACAtttgttatttgtaaatattCTAGAATCCTGAGTATGACAGTGGCTCAGAGCAACTGGCAAAGATTAAGGTCAGAAAGACTGGTATAAATTAATAAGTAATCCTAGGTCAGAGGGGGTGAGATGTTTGAAGCTGGATGGGTCAATCAAAAGGAGTACATGCAGGTTTCAAGAGTCAAAacagaatgaattaaaaattgaaataaatatattgaatcaGTTCACAAATTCCTCAGTGAAGCATAGCATGAAAGGTTAAGGTCAagaactgtacaaaagcaatttatataaccacaatgtttgtacccccataatattctgaaataaaataaaattaagaaaaacaattagaaaaaaagagagcttTAGAAGTAAAACAGATCATCAGGAGGGCACTAATGTAAAGTGTTAAcaaataacacatattttaatCAGCTAATTGGCAATTTCTAATATGTTAGGTGATTCCTGTTGAGGGCTCAGAGAGTCAGTCAGAAAATCTGAGAATTCACCAATGCTCTCTACTGCTGAtcttgttcattcttttattcatctattcaattatattttatttcatataaacaatAGCATTTCATATAATTGGGGAatccatttctgattttaataatatCCAAATAGTtgcttttgtattaatttttctcaCCTCATTCTAATATTGTCTTATGTCAATGATTCTTTTATCTCTGAACATTTGAGTCACACTTATTTTACAAGTGGtgttttattgtggttttgactttcGTTTCCTTGGTACTTGATGATGTTAAAcactttttatgtgcttattgactACTGTCTATTTTTGGTGAAATACCTGtttgtcctttgcctactttttaattggtttgttttatcctttcattatgtaattttaagagctctttatatattcctCATATAggccccttatcagatgtataatttgcagATATATTCTCCAATTCTGTTTgctgtattttcactttcttcatggtgtcctttgaagctcaaaagtattaaattttaatgaaacatataatttttattaaaaattatctatttctctATTAGTTACTTGtccttttggtgtcatatccaagaaaccattgccaaGTTTAatttcacaaagatttactcattttattttcctaacagTTTTATAGTTCTATCTCCTACATGTAGGTTTTTAATTCCTAAGGAGTTAATTTTAGAATATGGTGTGAGACAAGAATCCACCTTTCTTCTGTAGTATATGAGTATCCAATTTGCCCGGcacaatttgtttaaaaaaaaatacgtaaATAAAGACaacctttcttttctctattgAAGTCTTTTTATATccttgtcaaaaataagttgacATTACAAAGATGGTCAcacctattttatttaattatatgcaTTAATCTCTATGCCAATATCACATTGTATTGGTTATTGCGGATTTGTTGTTGgctttgaaattagaaaatgtgagtcctccaacttggTTCTTCTCTGACAGTATTGTGATGGCTATTGAGGGCCCTTtacaattccatatgaattttaggattaattTTTACAAGTTTATCAAAATGGTCATTGAAATGTTGGTCGGAATTTCCTctaatctgtagataactttgatGGTTATTGTTATCTCTATAATATTAAGTATATgaacatggaatgtttttccacttatttttttcttaattcatttctttgggcaatattttgtagttttagtGTACAAGAATTTCACTTCcatggttaaatttatttataactattttgttcattttgaagctattgtaaatggattttttttccattgctactctagagagaaaaatacaattgacttttgtGTGATTCTCTTGTATTTTAcaacttttctgaatttgtttattagctctaatagtttttttttttgatgtggaTTCCTTATGATTTCCTATACATACAAGATcacatcatctgtgaatagaAATAGTTGTGCTTCTTTTCCTATctggatgacttttatttctttttattgtttaatgaTCTGACTCAAACTTCCAGTACACTGTAGAGTAGAAGTGATGAAACAAGgcaactttgttttcttcctaaccttagaaaaaaaatctttttttgtttttcaccaaaaaatatgatgttagttgtgAGTTTTCATAGACATTTTTTATCATGTTGGGAAAATTTCTTCTAACACTACTTTGTGAAGGGTTTTAATCATGTAAAAGtatgtgattgatttttgtatgttaaacaATCCTTACTTTTCTGGATAAATCACAGTTGGTCATAGTGTACTTTTTATATGCTTCTGGATTCAATTGGCTATTACTTGCACATGCCAGGTCATCAAAATTAGCTGGATTATAGCACTTACAATTACATGAAAGGGACATTAAACACACTTCAGTAAATAAGAGCTCATCTACCTTTGCCTTGTTTACTTATAAACCACATGCTCCCATTGTTCAAATAATGTAGTTACTTTTAACTATATGAGTTAAATTTTAACTTGATTGATTTATCCTTGGATACAAGTATGAGAAATGGCAGAAAGGAACATCAAATGTAAAAGAAGCATTGCACTTCACCAAAATGCCCATGAAATTGACTTCAGTTCTTCTGCTGATACAACTGAGTGGTTACTTTAGCTCTGGGACTTGTGGAAAGGTGCTGGTGTGGCCCACAGAATACAGCCACTGGATGAATATGAAGACAATCCTGGATGAACTTGTCCAGAGAGGACATGAGGTGACTGTATTGACACATTCTGTTTCCATTGTTGTTGATCCGAAAAAAGCAGCTGGTATTAAATTTGAAGTTTTTCCTACATCTTTAACTAAAAGTGATTTTGAAGATGTTGTCATCCAACTGGTTGATAAATGGACATATGATATTCCAAAAGCTACATTTTGGTCACATTTTTCACAAATAGAAGAAATCATGtggaaattttatgaaattctgaAAGAGCTCTGTGAAAATGttgttttaaacaagaaaattatgaCAAGGCTACAAGAGTCAAAGTTTGATGTGGTTCTTGCAGATCCCATTGGTCCCTGTGGTGAGCTCCTGGCTGAGATACTTAAAACATCCCTTGTGTATAGTCTCCGCTTCTCTCCTGGCTATGCATTTGAGAAGCATGGTGGAGGACTTCTATTCCCTCCTTCCTACGTACCTGTAGTTATGTCAGAATTAAGTGATCAAATGACATTCATGGAGCGggtaaaaaatatgatatatgtgctttattttgatttttggttcCAAACAATTAATTTGAAGAAGTGGGATCAGTTCTACAGTGAAGTACTAGGTAAGTCATGTTTTTAACTGGTGGTTGTTAATTCCTATCTTTCCTTATGCCTTGGAAGGTGAGCTTGTATGACTATGAATCAGACAattgtgtgttttataaatgcaattatgaaatgaaaatataagatgATCTATCAATCTCACAAATATTATGGAAAAATCATAGGATGAGTTAGAACCTTGTGGCCACCACTTCTACAGTACACCCATGAAGTcatgaatatgcaaattaaagcacTTGGTATTTCTTTAAGCAATCTAGTATCTACTTTATTACACATTTTCTCAACTCTAATAAAAGTGAATGGACATATCAAGAAACATCTTGATGAAGGCAGATGTGTAGATTGAGGAGTTAAACATTGTTCTAGCACGACTATTAATGTAGCTTTGAGGAAGTTGTTTCTCCTTATGtaccttaattttcttatttagaaattaaaatattttttctgtataaccAAAAGAATTCCATCAGAGTTGAGAGAGGTCTATCTCAGAAACAAACAACTAAAATTTGAGGTTTTCAATGTTTCTACATTTCTTCACTATGGGCTTGGAGATTATGTGTTTTAATGCCTAAAATCTAGCTGACGTGTGAACATCTAAGtttgtgtctttaatttattaaattttatgtctacattaagtaaaatatgaGCCAAATGAAGTAGTAGCAAATTCTATACTttcctataatttttaaagaattctagCTTCCATGtgtaaatattatgtattaatttcttaaaataataatattattaaggTCTTCACATGAACCCAAAGAAGTAGTATGTACAAGAATTTCAACCATATTTTCAGAAAATCTCTTTATACATTTGGAGAACCAAGGATCATGAGACTACCTTCATCAACTGTTGAAACTCTATTCAGTACTTATTACAATGAagatttttatgtgttttgtagGATTAATTGATAGCAGAGCTCAAAGATATGTGTAAATGTATACTTGTTAGTACAAcaactttagaaaataaacaaatgcatgaGTAATTCCAGAGTGGCTTATGTTAATAATTACTGATGATTGTGAATATGCTGACGTAATATTAGAGACACTGTCCTCTAAAAATTCTCTTAGCACTTTGCTTTTCTTATACAAACCTAGGTGCAACATATGTAGTACATGGGAATTAAATCATGCCTATATAtcaatatgtgtatgtgtttgttttatcAAAGCACAAACACTTTATATATCTTTGGCTACATTATTCCAACTCCTTTCAGGAAATTACTTTTCTATTCCCATGACAACTCTTTTGtgtcttctatgttttcttttctttctcccattcaGGCAGACCCACTACGTTCTATGAGACAATGAAGAAAGCTGATATGTGGCTTATTCGAACCTACTGGGATTTTGAATTTCCTCGCCCACTCTTACCAAATATTGATTTCGTTGGAGGACTCCATTGCAAACCTGCCAAACCACTGCCTAAGGTGAATATATTcctatttgtttggttttgtttatttattgtaagAGTTGAGGCTCTTCACCATTATTCTAGCTTAAAAGGAACACCGTTCCTCACCAATATAAAGGTGTTCCCAAAATATTGACAGCAAAACTTAATATTTACTTGTTTCACTCCAGCATTGAAATGATTCTTCACTGAGACCCCAGAGTTTTACCTCTTAGAGCATAAAAGGGATGATTTACCTTATCAGAGCAGGTGTTTCCTGCCTTAGGCCAAATCTGTAGGATACCTCAATAAAGTTCCCTGAGGAAA
It encodes:
- the LOC138375092 gene encoding UDP-glucuronosyltransferase 2B4-like isoform X1, coding for MPMKLTSVLLLIQLSGYFSSGTCGKVLVWPTEYSHWMNMKTILDELVQRGHEVTVLTHSVSIVVDPKKAAGIKFEVFPTSLTKSDFEDVVIQLVDKWTYDIPKATFWSHFSQIEEIMWKFYEILKELCENVVLNKKIMTRLQESKFDVVLADPIGPCGELLAEILKTSLVYSLRFSPGYAFEKHGGGLLFPPSYVPVVMSELSDQMTFMERVKNMIYVLYFDFWFQTINLKKWDQFYSEVLGRPTTFYETMKKADMWLIRTYWDFEFPRPLLPNIDFVGGLHCKPAKPLPKEMEDFVQSSGENGVVVFSLGSMVRNITEERANVIASALAQIPQKVLWRFDGNKPDTLGPNTQLYKWLPQNDLLGHPKTKAFITHGGANGIYEAIYHGVPMVGIPLFAEQPDNIAHMKAKGAAVRVDFNTMSSTDLLSALKTVINDPMYKENAMKLSRIHHDQPMKPLDRAVFWIEFVMRHKGAKHLRVAAHDLTWFQYHSLDVIGFLLACVATAIFIFTKCCLFFWRMFATAGKKEKRQ